Within the Borreliella valaisiana VS116 genome, the region CCTCTTTTTCGGTGTTTTCATGTTCATAGTATTCATTTAATAAATTCATATTATCATAATTTATTTTAGAGTTGAATTTTTGAAATCCCAAAAAATGAATTTCTTTTTTTTGAAGATATTCTATTTCTTTGTAATTGGCAATCAATATTCCATTTTTTTTATACATTACTCCGTATTTTTCCTTTTCAAGACTTTCTTCAAGCATAATTTTAAAAAGATAAAATTCAATTTTTATTTCATTAATTTCTTTTAAATAGTTTTTGTAAAGATTGTCATTTAAATCTTTGGGAAAATTTTTAAAGGATTTTATTTTGTTTTGTAAATATTCATCAGTTGTATTAAATTCTTCAAGATCAATATATTTTTGAATAAAAATTTCTATTATTTCTGCCCATTCATATACTTTATATGTTTTATTTTTAAAATAGTTTATATCTTCGTACAAACTTTTTACTATTGTCATGAGTTTTATTATTGATTCTTGATCTTGAAATCTTGTATTTTCTTTTTGAATTTCCCCTTCATATTTTTCGTCAAATATTTCAGACATTAAGAATCGATTAAATCCGTCTTCCCACGAGTTTAAAAAGTTTTGATCATACTTTAGATTTTCTTTGTGAGTGTTGTTTACACCAAAATTAATGTTCATTGCATCGCTAAATTCTATTAAATAGTTTAATTCAGATATTGATATATTAAATTTTTTCATTACTTTATTGCTACTTAGCAGGTCAAATACTTCTTTTCTGCTGAAATTGCTAATTGTTCCGTTTTTTGATATAAAAAGATCCATTAGCCTTTTTAAGGCTAATATACTTTCTCCTCTTGACAAATTGTTATAGCATAGAACACTATATTCAATTTCATATTTATTTAGGCACTCTTCTATGTATGGCAAATATTCATTAAATTTTTCTTGCAAAGAAGTTATTGCTATTTCGCTTAATTTAAGGCTATTTTTTTGCATTGAGTGTATTATTTGATTTACCAAAATTTCTACTTCACGTTTTTGATTTTTAGCTTCTATTATTTTAAAGCTATCGTCTAATTTTGAAAGTGGAGTTTGTGCTATAATGTTGTTTTTAATGCTTGTTAAGAAATTTTTACCTTTAAATAATTCAATATCTACTTTTTCTAAAGCTTGAGATTTTATTGGGCTGATTTTTTCTGTTGTTAACAATAGTTCTTTAATAAAAGGAGATTTATAGTTGAGCAAATCTTCAAAAATTAGCACATGCACTTCAAAGTCAAAAATTTTTTCTAAAGAATTAAGAATTTTTTTTTCAATCTCCCTATTATTGCCAATAAATATTATTTTTTTAATTTCAATTTCTACATTTTTGGTTGGTTTTTCTTGAATTATTTTTTTATGTAAGTTTAAAATATTTTTTTGCTTTTCAAAGAGTTTTTTAAATAGTTCTTTTTGCATATTCTCGTAGGGTTTTAAATTTTCTTCTTGGAATAAAAATCCGTTATCTTCCCAAGTTTCAATTAATTTTGAAAATTTTGAGTAATAATTGTGGAATAAATCTATTATTTTTGATGCAAAAAAGTATCTATTCTTTATTGATGTTAAATCTTTTATGTATTTTAGTTTTTCGGTTTTCAATATGTTATATAAAATGAATTTTTCTGTTTCCAGGTAAAATGGAAAAGTATTCTTTTCTATGTATTTTTTTATATTGGGATTTTTTAAGGAAATTTCATATATGCTTTTTATAGCATTTTTTTTAATATTTAGATTGTAAGAAATCTCATTCAATTTTGCTATAGTTTTTTTGATTTCTTCTTTTAAAAGATCATTTTTTACTATTATTAGTGTTTCTTTTTTAAAGATATTGTCGTTTTGAGTTAATTCTTTAATTTTTTCATAAATATTATTTACTTTATTGGTTTTATATATGTTCATAGGTTAATTGCTTTTATTATCTTTTATTAGCTTGTTTTTTAACTTTCTTAAGTTTATACTGATGCTCACTTTATATATATGGGGATTGATTATTCTTCTGTACGTATGTTCAAGTCTGCTTAAATCAAGTTTGTTTTTATTTCTAATATTGTTTAAACTATGTTCGTAACCTTTGTAAAGCTTACCATTTTCCAAGACAGTGTGAATCAAAAATTCAAAATCGTCATATTGTTTTATGATTTTGAAAACGTTATCTTGTATTGGATGAAAAATGGTTAATTCTTTTCTTGAATTTAGGTGCTCTTTGATTTTATCTTTTTCTTCTTTTAAAAATATGAAATCAAAGAGCATTTGACCATTTAAATAGATTCTTGCGACTTCTTTTTGGGCAGGTAATGTTGATTTTTCTGTGTTATTTGATATTTTTATTTTTGGTATAAATTTCCCATTTTTTTCTATAGAGATCATTTTATATACCCCTGAAAGATTTGGATCTCCTTTTGCTGTAACTAGATTTGTTCCAACACCCCAAATATCAATTGGGGCATTTATTGAATTTAAGTACATAATAATATTTTCGTCAAGCTCATTAGACGCAATAATTTTTACGTGATTTAATCCATTTTGGTTTAATTCTTTTCTTGCGGCTTTACTTAGATATTCAAGATCCCCACTGTCAATTCTTATTGAAAAATTATTTTTTCCCTCTTCTTTTAGTTCCCTAAATATTTTAATGGCATTTTTTAATCCACTGTTAAGCGTGTCGTAAGTATCAATTAGCAAGCTTACTTTGTTTGGATATGTTTTTGCATATTCTCTGAATGCTTGTTCTTCGTTTTCAAAACTCATTACCCAGCTATGAGCCATTGTTCCTGTGACTGGTATATTGTATTTATATCCAGCAAGCATATTGCTTGTAAAGTCTGCTCCCCCTATGTAGGCAGCTTTGCTGGCAGAGAGTGCTCCATTTATTCCTTGTGCTCTTCTTAGACCAAGTTCTGCTAGAATTTTTGCACCAGATTCTTTTATTCTGGCAGTCTTTGTTGCTATTAGACTTTCAAAGTTTATTATATTTAACACCAGCCCTTCTATTAATAACAATTCTATTAGATGTCCTTCAATAACAACTACTGGTATATAGGGGAAAACCAGGCGACCTTCTTCTATTGAGCTTATTTTTATGTTTAGTTTGAATTCTCTGAGAAAGTTTAAAAATTGCTCATCCAATATGTTTAAACTTTTTAAATATGTAAGTTCATTTTCATTGAAACGAATATTTTTCAACTCATTAATTAATGTATGTATTCCAGCTAAAACAATATAGCCATTTTTAAAGGGTGTTTTTCTAAAGAATACTTCAAATTTTGCTTTAGGATTAATACCTTTTGTAAAATAGGCATTCATCATTGAAATTTCATAAAAATCTGTAAATAGTGATAGATTTTTCATTCTCCTTATTATATACTAGTTTTGTTTGTAAAAAAATGATATTTAATTTGAGCTTAATTGCTATTTGTTAATATTTATGAATATATTTTGTAATATATAATAAATTGATCAGATCGGATTAAACTATATGAAAGAAAAAAGTGTTTCTAATTTCGATATTGTAATTTTTGGAGTTACCGGGAATTTGTCTAGAAAAAAACTTATTCCGTCACTTTTTAATTTGTTTAAAAATAAATGCATTAGCAATTTCAGGGTTATTGGTTTTTCTCGTAAAATTTTTACAGATAAAGAATTTAGATTATATATTAAAGATTCTTTATGGCAGGAAGAGACTGATTCTTTGATTGAAATTTTTTTAAATTTCTTTATTTATGTATTTGGTGATTTTAATGAAAAAGAGCCTTATAAAAAATTATTTAAATTTTTAGATAAAAACCGAGAAACAATATATTATCTTTCAACGTCTCCCATATTTTATGGACCAATAATTAACCATTTGAAGAAGTATTCTTTAAGTGAAAGATTAACTTTGTCAAAAATAGTTCTTGAGAAGCCTTTTGGGTCTAGTCTTGAGACAGCAAGAAAATTAAATAGTTTGCTCTATTCTGCTTTTAGAGAAGATCAAATTTATAGAATAGATCACTATTTAGGTAAAGAAACAGTTCAAAATATTTTTACATTTAGATTTGGCAATTCCATTTTTGAAAATATTTGGAATAATCGTTATGTAGATTTTGTTCAGATTACAGTAGCAGAAGAATTGGGTCTTGATGGGAGAGCTGAGTATTACGATTCTGTTGGAGCTTTAAAGGATATGGTTCAAAATCATATTTTACAATTGTTAAGTCTTGTTGCAATGGAATCTCCTATTAAATTTGATTCTGAGTTTATTCATGATGAGAAGGTAAAAGTTTTAAAAAGTTTAAGGAAAATTAGCAAAGAGGATATTAAGAACTGCATTGTTAAGGGGCAATATATAGGTTCACAAATTCAAGGGGTTTTTAAAAAAGGCTATAAAGATGAAACAGAATCTTTGGGAAATTCAAGCACTGAAACTTATTTAGCCATGAAAGTGTTTATTAATAATTGGCGCTGGTCTGGTGTTCCTTTTTATCTTAGAACTGGCAAAGGGCTTGCTAGGAAATTTTCAGAAATATATATTCAATTTAAAAAACCAAGCTTTACTCTTTTTAACAATAGTTCTGTTGATTTTTCCAATGCTTTAATATTTAGGATTCAGCCAAGAGATGGAATTGAAATTAAATTCAATACCAAAAAACCTGGATATAATTATGAAATTCAAACTGCTAATATGGAGTTTTCATATCATGGGACATTTAAAAGATTATTTGATGAGGCTTATGAGCGTTTATTGTTAGATGCTTTTTTAGGGGATGGCACTTTGTATGCTACAAGTGATGAGATTGAAAGTTCTTGGGAATTTGTTTCAGATATTGCAAATAAATGGGCAGATATTGAAATTTGTGATTATTTTTATGGGTCTGAAGGACCAAAAGAGATAGATTCTATTTTAGAAAAAGATCATTTTTGGCGTAAAATTTAATTTTTCAGTTTTTAAAAAGATAAACAAGATAAAAAATTTATGTAATTTATTTCTATTGTTCCTATTTATTTTTAATGTTTATTCTATTTGTAATTTAACGTCAGCAAATTTTTATTTCTTTCGACTTAGTAGTAAAGTTTGTGATAAATTAATTTTTTTTAAAAATTTTAAGAAAATTAAAGATTTTTGTTCTTGAATTGATTACAAGTTTATGCATCGATTAATAATTTGCGTTATTATTAAAAAAATATAAGTAATCTTTTTAAAAAACAGTACTTATATTTAAAGGATGTATATGGAAAATATTGAAGTAAAAGCCCAACCAAGTTTTTTTGGACTTGTTCCTTTTTTCGTTTTTATTATTATGTATTTGTGCACAGGAATTTATTTAGGGTTTCTTGGCGTAGAAATGGCTTTTTATCAGCTTCCAGCTAGCGTTGCAATGTTTTTTGCTTCTATTGTTTGTTTTTTAGGGTTTAAAGGAAAATTTTCTGACAAAATTCACATATTTATTAAAGGAGCCGCTCAGTATGACATTATACTAATGTGTCTTATTTTTATGCTTTCTGGGGCCTTTTCTTCTCTTTGCAAAGAAATAGGCTGTGTTGAAACTGTAGCAAATTTGGGAATTAAATATATTAATCCTAATTGGATTGTTTCTGGTATATTTTTTATAACTTGCTTTCTCTCTTTTTCTGCGGGTACTTCTGTTGGATCTATTGTTGCAATTGCTCCTATTGCTTTTAATATTGCCGTGAAAAGCAATATTAATCCGAATTTAATGGCAGCATCTGTAATGTGTGGAGCTATGTTTGGAGATAATCTTTCTTTAATATCAGATACAACTATTGTTTCTAGTCGAACTCAAGGCAGTAGTATTTTAAATGTTTTTATTAGTAGTAGTTTTTATGCTTTTCCATCTGCTATACTAACTTTTTTTTCTTTTTTCTTTCTTTCTGGAAATTTGCTTAATACTACAAACTTTCTACATGAAAGTTCAATAGATTTTGTGAAAACTGTGCCTTATTTAATAATTATATTTTTTTCTTTGGCTGGAATGAATGTTTTTCTAGTTCTTTTTTTTGGTATATTTTCTATATGTATTATTAGTGTTTTGTATAGTAATTTATACTTTTTAGATGTAATAAAAAACATTAATAAAGGGTTTTTAAATATGGCGGATTTGATTTTTCTCTCAATCTTAACAGGGGGAGTTTCTTTTATTGCGATTCATAATGGAGGCTTCAAATGGTTGCTTATTAAATTGAAATCTTTGGTTAGAGGAAAA harbors:
- a CDS encoding exodeoxyribonuclease V subunit gamma; the protein is MNIYKTNKVNNIYEKIKELTQNDNIFKKETLIIVKNDLLKEEIKKTIAKLNEISYNLNIKKNAIKSIYEISLKNPNIKKYIEKNTFPFYLETEKFILYNILKTEKLKYIKDLTSIKNRYFFASKIIDLFHNYYSKFSKLIETWEDNGFLFQEENLKPYENMQKELFKKLFEKQKNILNLHKKIIQEKPTKNVEIEIKKIIFIGNNREIEKKILNSLEKIFDFEVHVLIFEDLLNYKSPFIKELLLTTEKISPIKSQALEKVDIELFKGKNFLTSIKNNIIAQTPLSKLDDSFKIIEAKNQKREVEILVNQIIHSMQKNSLKLSEIAITSLQEKFNEYLPYIEECLNKYEIEYSVLCYNNLSRGESILALKRLMDLFISKNGTISNFSRKEVFDLLSSNKVMKKFNISISELNYLIEFSDAMNINFGVNNTHKENLKYDQNFLNSWEDGFNRFLMSEIFDEKYEGEIQKENTRFQDQESIIKLMTIVKSLYEDINYFKNKTYKVYEWAEIIEIFIQKYIDLEEFNTTDEYLQNKIKSFKNFPKDLNDNLYKNYLKEINEIKIEFYLFKIMLEESLEKEKYGVMYKKNGILIANYKEIEYLQKKEIHFLGFQKFNSKINYDNMNLLNEYYEHENTEKEAVTTLFNLIFATSGKFYLYYSFQDNINSEINTSKTINKILDHIQKYEKNFQIEKHPNENHDLAYFKDVKENYLINYDLEAFNIAKILQNSKPIKFKQNKIQLESPIKLNLYELKNALSNPYKHFYEKTLNVKIQDIRLENEIKEKQEEQVFSAIEIIYRLIKNSTLLHEYIMGKKDDVSKVVEIIKNHIKHEIQQGNIPFNIDQKTTVNNIFKKISKLQYNAAKSLKKLSIMIKTKIKFCQTIKLNFQKKNIEFELKKDIENVYKIENDYFYLNFVKKDYYSIPDKIKNEIDLYITGLLIKKEIQNFNSLTEIKIDLDNLSVKTTICYHHNEIIIDDIENILMQFAYISSYPTPIYQSLIIKILTKTNQNNFSNCFKNFITMQIKNPSKAYFTSKAHERFLKTSEITLCDYYNRFKDTHDFKLDKNLLILMEKFYIKFARTKN
- a CDS encoding nicotinate phosphoribosyltransferase, with product MKNLSLFTDFYEISMMNAYFTKGINPKAKFEVFFRKTPFKNGYIVLAGIHTLINELKNIRFNENELTYLKSLNILDEQFLNFLREFKLNIKISSIEEGRLVFPYIPVVVIEGHLIELLLIEGLVLNIINFESLIATKTARIKESGAKILAELGLRRAQGINGALSASKAAYIGGADFTSNMLAGYKYNIPVTGTMAHSWVMSFENEEQAFREYAKTYPNKVSLLIDTYDTLNSGLKNAIKIFRELKEEGKNNFSIRIDSGDLEYLSKAARKELNQNGLNHVKIIASNELDENIIMYLNSINAPIDIWGVGTNLVTAKGDPNLSGVYKMISIEKNGKFIPKIKISNNTEKSTLPAQKEVARIYLNGQMLFDFIFLKEEKDKIKEHLNSRKELTIFHPIQDNVFKIIKQYDDFEFLIHTVLENGKLYKGYEHSLNNIRNKNKLDLSRLEHTYRRIINPHIYKVSISINLRKLKNKLIKDNKSN
- the zwf gene encoding glucose-6-phosphate dehydrogenase; its protein translation is MKEKSVSNFDIVIFGVTGNLSRKKLIPSLFNLFKNKCISNFRVIGFSRKIFTDKEFRLYIKDSLWQEETDSLIEIFLNFFIYVFGDFNEKEPYKKLFKFLDKNRETIYYLSTSPIFYGPIINHLKKYSLSERLTLSKIVLEKPFGSSLETARKLNSLLYSAFREDQIYRIDHYLGKETVQNIFTFRFGNSIFENIWNNRYVDFVQITVAEELGLDGRAEYYDSVGALKDMVQNHILQLLSLVAMESPIKFDSEFIHDEKVKVLKSLRKISKEDIKNCIVKGQYIGSQIQGVFKKGYKDETESLGNSSTETYLAMKVFINNWRWSGVPFYLRTGKGLARKFSEIYIQFKKPSFTLFNNSSVDFSNALIFRIQPRDGIEIKFNTKKPGYNYEIQTANMEFSYHGTFKRLFDEAYERLLLDAFLGDGTLYATSDEIESSWEFVSDIANKWADIEICDYFYGSEGPKEIDSILEKDHFWRKI
- a CDS encoding Na+/H+ antiporter NhaC family protein, with translation MENIEVKAQPSFFGLVPFFVFIIMYLCTGIYLGFLGVEMAFYQLPASVAMFFASIVCFLGFKGKFSDKIHIFIKGAAQYDIILMCLIFMLSGAFSSLCKEIGCVETVANLGIKYINPNWIVSGIFFITCFLSFSAGTSVGSIVAIAPIAFNIAVKSNINPNLMAASVMCGAMFGDNLSLISDTTIVSSRTQGSSILNVFISSSFYAFPSAILTFFSFFFLSGNLLNTTNFLHESSIDFVKTVPYLIIIFFSLAGMNVFLVLFFGIFSICIISVLYSNLYFLDVIKNINKGFLNMADLIFLSILTGGVSFIAIHNGGFKWLLIKLKSLVRGKSSAEFSIGVFVSIVDIFLANNTIAILICGKVAKNIAFENNIGPQRSASILDMFSCIFQGIIPYGAQMIILVGFSNGLVSPISILPFLVYFGFLLFFVILSICGIDIKKVFLYFSKK